The Piliocolobus tephrosceles isolate RC106 chromosome 12, ASM277652v3, whole genome shotgun sequence genome includes the window gcctcccaggttcaagtaattctccttcctcagcctcctgagtagctgggattacaggcgcccaccaccacacctggctaatttttgtatttttagtagagatggggtttcgccatgttgggcaggctggtctcgaactcctgacctcatgatccacccgcctcggcctcccaaagtgctgggattacaggtgtgagccactgctcctgggccAGGGGCTGCCCTGTTTTAAGAGCCCTCTGGATGCCCCACCTCTGCTGCCCTCTCATTGATCAGGACTGTGCATGTGGTTGCCATAGctgcaagggagcctgggaaatgtgTAGCTTTGACAGGCAGCCGCCTCTGATCAGGGGCTTTCTTCTCTGACAGAATGACCTCTCCTCTGTCACTCTCCACTTTTCTCCAGAGCTACCAAAAAACGGAGCCGAGGCAGCACAGGCTCTGTGGCCTCAAAGAGCTTCCCACAAAACGGTTCCCAAAGTCAGGCCATCTTGGTCAAAATCTGACCCCcaactctctcacacacacacaccaccaacAGGAAAGCAAGGGAGAGGTGCTGTAGGGGACACACAGGGAGGTTTGGCCGCCGTCCGCGCACCCCTAGAGGCCGCTGTGGCACCCACATACCTGTGCACAAGCCACCTGGGGGCACGACCCCCTACTTCCCTGGGGCAATGGTAGGGGCAGGGGCGGGGcagtggcaggggcaggggctcGGCGCAGGGGGGTGGGCAGCCTGAGGAGCCGAGGGAGGGCAGCTGCGCATGTCCACTCCCCCACTCGCCGCCGGGGGGCCCCTGGGGATCAAGCGTAGACCCCTGCCAGGCCTGTCAGAGCGTCCCAGCGCGCCCGCCTCCCCACGGACACAGGTGAGCGACGCACCGGTGCCCCCGGCCCCGCCAGGCCTGGGGGTATCCTCGCGCCGGCTTTAGGGGACTCTCCCCCAAGCGCCAAGCCTTCTCCCGGGCGAGCGGTCCCTCACTCGGCCTGCCGGGAGGGGTGTTGGCGCTGGGCTGGAGTCGGAATGGGTCTTGACAGGATGCCTGGGCGACACTGCTCACACCGAGCCCGAAGTGCAGCCCTGGTTTCGGGGACCCCTCTGCACTCCGAGCTTTGCACCTCGCCGGGCCTCGTCCAGGAAAGCGCGACCTGGCGAGGCCGCCCTGACCCCAGATCCCGGCTCCTTAGCGCGCCGGCCTCGGTGAGCTGGACGAAGCCCCCCAACCTGGTCCCGGCGGCTCTGAGCATGCGGCCACCGCCAGGAGCCCAGGGGACCCACCGGGGGCTCCGCGCCACTTGAGAGGACCGAGCCCCCCATCCCCGGCGCTTCCCGCGGGCTGAGACCCTGGGCCAGTGCCCTTGGCACGTGCCTCTGCGCCTCGCGGCTCCCTCCCGGGAGTGGGGCCGTGAGGACCAGGGCCGCGGCCTCCCTGCGCGTCGAGGGAACTGGGCGAGTGTGGCCGGTCCCGCCAGGCAGCTGGGGCGGGAGCTGCGCTCGGCCACTCGGCCAGTCCCCGGGCTCCCCTTCCTCACCGTCGGCGCCCCCAGACTCCAGCCGCTTGGACCCCGACTTAAGAGGCAGCCTCGACCCCGCCTCTGCCTTCTGACCCATCCCTAAAGATGGCCGGGCACCCCTACAGGACCCCCAGAAGCAGACCTCTCCCTCCACGTGCGCCGCTGCCTCGCCCCTCCCCGCAGTCCTCCAGGTCTTCTTCCTGTCCCCAACCGTCGGGGACCCCCAAGCTCCATCCTCCGCTTCCTGCTCTCTTCATCCCGCCCCCGCTCCTTCTGGGCCAGCGTCTCCAGTGACTATTCCCAGGGATCCCTCAGAGCTGAGGACGCCGAGGCTGCATCCCCATTTGGGACCTTGCCCCGACCCCGACCTCCGGATCTCCAACTCCACCAAACCTCGAAGCCACCATCTGCCCCCAAACTGCCGCTGCTCCAGGCTTTCGGAGGGGAGTCGTGGCAACAGCCATTAGGATGCACTAAGCGGGGCACTTCCTGAGCCCAAGGACACCGAGGGGCATTCACTGAGTGAATGGGGATGTGCTGCTAATAACTAACACTAATTGACCACCTGCCGTGTGCCCATCCTCTTCGAACACGCAACTTCCTTGTTCCTTATCTTGttattgtctctttctctctgccagaATCTAATCCTCACAAGGGCAGGGACTGGGGTCTGTTTTGTTAACTGCCataccacaatgcctggcacgAAGGAAGATTCTTGAATTAATGAATGgagattaaattataatttaaaagccTGGCACGAACTAAGCACCTTCTGCATGCTTATCACCTGCTACTGACATatagttcacttttttttttttttgagatggagttttgctcttgtcgcccaggctggagtgcagtggccggatctcagctcactgcaagctccgcctcccgggttctcgccattctcctgcctcagcctccggagtagctgggattacaggcatccgccaccacgcccggctaattttttgtatttttactagagacggggtttcaccatgttgggcaggctggtctcaaactcctgacctcaggtgatccacccaactcagcctcccaaagtgctgggattacaggtgtgagcctttgCACCCGGTCCACTTTTTTACCTAGTTTGTTGTCTCTCACCCCGACCAAATATAACCTTCATGGGGGCTACAGTTTGTTGTCTGTTTATTGCCCACCTCTATGTCCTTGCCACACAGTAGGTTCCCAATAAATGTATGTTGAATAATTAATAAAGACAACATTCTAATGATAATGGCTAACAGACCACGTAATTGACATATTTATTTGGGTTATTGTCTTACCTGCCTCTGCCTTTTAGAACATAAACCTTCTGGGGGTGGGAATGTTGAGTCCCTactgtgtggcaggcactgtgctgggctggGGTTCAATGGTGACCCAAACCGGCAAAATCCTGCACTCCCTCCATCATAGGGAGGAACTGCTAATGGGCATAGGCATTCTCTTCGGGGTgaggaaaatgttctaaaatttagttatggtgatagttgcacaacttcATGAATATGCTAAAACCCGTTAAATTGGACCCTAGCTGGCTGAACTTGATGGGATGTAAATTACATCTGGATAAAGCTGTTTGGGAAATCTAGACTTCACAGTTGTTGGTTCGtgtgaggagggaaggagagatggGGGGAACGTGGGGCAGGGAGAAAACaacataaatcatatatatatagcacGCAAATTGGAAGGTGATCAGCACACAATAGGCACTCggtaaatgttaaaataatgacACCCCACTGTCTCCTTGCCCTCACATGGTCTCCCCTAATGTATTGCCTGTTGtcttgcttcttttcttcccACTTGCAGAGCCCGCTGCCCACGTCTCTTCCCTGAGCTGCCTGCTGGGGTCATGGAGCTGCCAACAAAGCCTGGCACCTTCGACCTGGGCCTGGCCACATGGAGCCCTTCCTTCCAGGGGGAAACCCGCCGGGCACAGGCACGCTGCAGGGATGTTGGCAGGCAGCTGCCTGAGTACAaggctgtggtggtgggtgcgAGTGGCGTGGGCAAGAGTGCGCTGACCATCCAGCTGAACCACCAGTGCTTCGTGGAGGACCACGACCCCACCATCCAGGATTCCTACTGGAAGGAGTTGACCCTGGACAGTGGGGACTGCATTCTGAATGTGCTGGACACAGCAGGGCAGGCCATCCATAGGGCCCTGCGTGACCAGTGCCTGGCTGTCTGTGATGGTGTGCTGGGCGTCTTCGCTCTCGATGACCCCTCGTCTCTGATCCAGCTGCAGCAGATATGGGCCACCTGGGGCCCTCACCCCGCCCAGCCCCTCGTCCTCGTAGGCAACAAGTGTGACCTTGTGACCACCGCTGGAGATGCTCATGCCGCTGCTGCAGCCCTTGCACACAGCTGGGGGGCCCACTTCGTGGAGACCTCAGCCAAAACACGGCAAGGCGTGGAGGAGGCCTTTTCCCTGCTGGTCCATGAGATCCAGAGGGTCCAGGAGGCCATGGCCAAGGAGCCCATGGCAAGGTCCTGTAGGGAGAAGGCCCGGCACCAGAAGGCCACCTGCCACTGTGGCTGCTCTGTGGCCTGAAGGTCTTGGCCAAGAAATGTAGACCTCCCCCCAGGCCAGGGTGATTGTTTATTTGACATGAGACCCCTGAAGCAATTAGCTTTGAGGGACACATTCAGTATACTAGGGAAAGATGGACACCTCTCTTGTTTTCACTTGGTGAGGGGCTTTTTGGTAACATGGGAGTGCCTAACGTTGCTTTTGTTATGTCAAGTTGAGAGATTTTgtgcaaaattaaataaatggtgttttTGGTTTCAAAGCTGCCTCCAGGCTGAGTGTTGtgtgggtgagagtgagactggGTACAATGTTacttgagttgtaagaattctttcaTTGAAGAAATTCAGGGGgagcccactgtgtgccaggctccgCTTTAGATACAAGGGAGGTAGAGGCAAACAAGACACTTAAAAATCCCTGCCCTTATAGATATGGCATCAGGCTAGATAGTGATAAAGGCTACATGTTAAAGGCAGGTGAAGGAATAGAGTGACAGGTCCAGGAAAGCCTTCTAGAGAGTAGGTGACATCTGGACAAAAACTTGAAGATATCCAAAGGTAGAGGGACTAGCCAGTGCAAAGGCCATGGCCACAAATCAGCTGCCGCCACAGCAACCCTCAGTATCTCCAGGGCCTGGAGCAAGAGTACAGGTAGGCCTCTACACTACATAACTAAATAGGTAAACAGACATTGCAAATCAAGCTTTACAAAGCAAAGGAAATACACCCTATCCTACTTTGGCAAGTACACTTTCTTAGTGACCTGGATATCCAGGCTCCAATTTCTCAGCCTTCTCAGAGTTCCCTGCCAGAATGTGCCTGTCTGCCAAAGGGTGTGCCTGTATTGGGACCTCCCCTTCCCCAGCGAGAAGCCCTCTCCCGTTCTCTCCCCCGCATCAGGTGTTCATGTGTGCCTGTGACATCCCAGCCAGCACCTCAAGCTCTACTCACGTGCCCCACAAAGCCACCCCTTGGCCCTCAAGAGGATGGTCCCTTGGAAGATGATGGTGCAGGCCCTGAAAGTGGCCTGAAAGCCTGGGATCCCCATACCCAAGTGAGGCCTAAAAGGGGGACACAAGATCCGCGTGGGCACTGCCATTGTCCATGTTGATGCCTTCCCCTCCACCTCTAGGAGAGACAGACTGAGCAGGTGATTGCTCTAAAGTGCAGGACCCAGGGTAGGAGCTCCTCTCCCCTGGTCTAAGGGCAACCACCACCGTGGGCACCACCAGCCCCTAGAAACTGCCACTCACACAGACAAGCACAGAGCTGCTTCAGATCATGTTTATTGTGGGGCCAGAGGGTAGGGATCCTCGGGTGGGAGGGCTGGTTGGCCGGGGTAAGTTGCTCTGGATGTGCTGGCCGGGAGCAGTCCTGGTGGCGGGATGGCAGGGGCACTCCTGGGTCCCAGGGTGCAAGGGATCCGGGCTGTGCTCAGGGTGGCAAGAGGCGGCGTGCAGGCAGCTGGGGCGCCGGGGTCTCTAGGCGTTTCACGCGCAGCAGTGCCCCCAGCACGCCCTCAGGGGGCACGTCGGAGCCCACATCCTGGTCGGCGGCACGGCGGAGGCGGCGCGGGGCTGCCACCCCCTCGGAGTCCGCGCTTCCGGCAAGAATCCGTCCCAGCAAGTACCTGCAGGGCCGAACGCAATGCAGTGAGGCTGCGTCCGCGGTGGGGCATTCCCTGGCCCCACCCCCGAGGCCCAGAAGGCAGGATCCACAACCACATACTGCCTGGGGACAGATTCCCTCCCCAAGGAGGCGTCCTCAGCCCACGGCTTTCAGGAGACAGCCGTCGCCGCCTTTCATCCCAGAAACGGtggcttccctgcctccctctcccctttccagGACCTGGGGTCCACTTCCCCCACTGAGTACTCAGCCAGGCATCCTTGCCCCGACTCCCTGGATCCAGGACCTCACTCCCTCTTAGGGCCCCAGGACTTAGAGGTCTGCACTCCACGGGAGAAGCAGGCGTCCCAGTTCCTCTCCCTCGACCTCCCCGGACGGAAGCACCcgacccctccccacccctgccggGCACCTCAGCAGCTCGGGGTCCACGTCGGGTGTCTCGTCGCCTGCCTCCTCGGCATCTGGGCCCGCCGGGCCGTCGTCGTAGACTGGGGGCCGGGGTCGGAGCGCTGCGGCGGGGACAGGCGCGGGGACAAGCTGGGCTGCAAGGGCGGCAGGGTCAAGGCGGGCGCGGAGCAGAGCGCGAGCTAGCTGCGCTGCAGGCGCGTCGGGGTCGTCGTCCAGGCCCAGAGCCGGGTCAGAGTTTCGGGGGCCGCCCCAAACACGCAGCAGCTGCGCCAGGACGCGCGCCTGctgatcctcagcctcctgcgccTCGGCCCGCGCCCGCTCCTGACGTTCCGCCTCCAGCAGATGCGCCAGAGCCCGCGCCAGCTCCTGCACCGCCCCCGCCGCCTCACCTCGGGGCACTGACCGCCGGAAGCGGCGGGGAGCGCCAGTCTCAGCCAAGGGCGGCGACGCTGCGCTTAGGCCGCGGGGCTCCTGAGAGAAAATGAGGTGTGAAAAAAGAGTTTGTCAGCGTCTGTCGAGCCAGGGACCCCAGCCCGGGAAGCTCCGTGGGCCTCAAGCATCCCAGATGCCACCGAAAGCACCGTGACCATCCAAATATACCTGGACTCCCCTAAGGCCACTGGAAACCACCAAATATCTCCAAACACACTTAAGGCCACCTAAGATCCCCAGACACCCCGCACCCCGCCCCACAGCGCGCCAGTGATCCCTTGGTGACTCTCAtaattcctccctccccacccccactcctggGGACCGAGTTTCTTTATAAGAGTAGTGATGGTAGATATGACAGTTACAGATTTTTCCATATTTAATATTGTGGACAATAGGAACTATATGAATAAACTTGTTCATATACCATTTGGCATGTGTACAAGTTCATCTGTAGAGTAAATTACCCAATAATAAATTTTCAGTTCAAGCAGTTTTGAAACAATTTCCAcaagtttaaagaaataaaagagggtaCCAATAATCTGAGCAAGGAATAAAAGATCATAAAAATGACTGTGAAGGtttgaaaaagaaacatacaggacacatataaatatgtttaaaaggaGTGATGCCTGCaacacaaatagccaataaaaGAGTAGTACACaggggccgggcactgtggttcacacctgtaatcccagaactttgggaggccgagacgggcagatcacaaggtcaggcgatcgagaccatcctggctaacacggtgacagccggtctctactaaaaatacaaaaaaattagctgggcgtagtggtgggcgcctgtagtcccagctacttaggaggctgaggcaggagaatggcgtgaacctgggaaggggagcttgcagtgagccaagatcggggccactgcactccagcctgggcaacacagcgagactccgtctcaaaaaaaaaaaaaaaaaagagtagtacaCAGAAGATACAGAGAATTCCTAAACAGTAGTAAGAGAAAAACtcatacagaaatagaaaaaatacatgaTCACCTATTTCACAAAAATGATTACTAAACATGAAAAattgggccaggtgtagtggttcatgcctgtaatctcagcactttgggaggccaacgcaggaagatcgcttgaggccaggagtttgagaccagcctggtcaacatagcgagaccctgtctctacaaaaaataaaaccaaaaacatgaGCGAGGcacacgcccatagtcccagctacttgggaagatgaagtgggaggatcacctgagtccagaagctcaaggttgcagtgagcccagattgcaccactgcactccagcgtgcaTGACAGAGGAAGATGCTGTCtctaacaaacataaaataaaatttaaaacctcaTTAGTAATCAGGGGAAAGCAAGTTAAAATGCCAGTGAGATACTATGCATAATATAACCAAAAGATTGACCCAAATCAAAAAGTCTGATAATACAAAGCGTTGATATGAATGCAGAAAAATGGGAACTCTCACACTATGCTGGTGAAAATTAAACTGGCAAAGTAATTTTGAAGAGCGGTTTGACAATATCTAAAAAGATGCACATATCCTATGACCCACTCCTGGGATGTTATGCCCCAGAGTAGCTTTGGCACATACACTACTGGTCACAAGTTCATGACAGATGACGGCAGCACTGTTTGTAATAGTATAAAAGGGCAGGGGAGAAAGAAAAGCCTGGAAACAATCCAATGTCCACCGACAAATTGAGAACACATATATAAATCATGATGTCCTCATAGGATATAATGTTATGcagtaatacaaataaatgaattatagcCACCAAGCATAAACTTGGATGAATCTCGCAACCAAAGcagagccaagaaaaaaaaaaaaaaaaagccaagttcCAGAATTTCACTGCAGACTGCCTGAGACCACTAGACACCCTGAGGACTTCCTAGTGACCCCTAGTGACTACGAGGAACCAGTCACCCAGTATGATTCCATTTCAATGATgttcaaaaagcaggaaaaactAAACAATGGATTGTTTTGAGAGCTACACATATGTGATAAGCTACAAACAAAAGTAAGGAAGTAAGGGATCAATGGACAGAAAACATAGAATATGGACTGTGCGGGAACAGGGGCTGCCATGGGGAGGGGCACACAGGGGCTTCTAACTCTTGGTCAAGCTCTATTTATTCAGCTGGAGTGACTGCTACACGGGGGAGTTATTTTGTCATCATTCTTTacattgtacatatatattaaacaCATTGTTACACGGATATAaggtaacagttttttttttaattcccatcTTTGATGCAGACAGTATTGAAGAGCTAGAGGAGGATGCCTCTGCAAGTGCCCTTGCTTGGCGCCTACCACTCCTCAGTCACCCCGGGGTGTCACACTCACCAGCAATCACAGCCTCACACACATTATGAGGACTGACAGGCCTGGAGATGTCACATATACAGCCCAACACTGCCACAGTCACATGTAAGGACCTGCACACGTTCACATCCGCAGCTGCCCCTGCAGTTACACTCGCCAAGCCACCCAGGTGCAAGGACATGCACCATCCTTAAAGACACAATGCAGCAGAGAGACATCATGGCTCCTCTCCTCAGGATGACACAGCTCcacaaagaaacagagagaaacagTCTCAGGAACATGCAAATGAAATCCCAGGCACTTGGTCCAACAGAACCACTACGGAATGTGCACACGGAGATGCGAAGAccactccctctcaaacaaaaacGAAAtcacagagagtgagagagagagagacgccCCTAGGCCATGCCAACACACATATAAGGATTCACAAATATACACACGGTGTCACTGAGAAAACAATCGGGCCCACAAAAGAATCGCGCATAGAAGTATCCCGGTATCACGCACACTACACACCCAGACGCACCACGGCACCTTTGTAGGACACTTGGAAGCGCTCAAACCAAAGAATACACACTTTCAAGGACACGACACCTCCACACCGCTGTCCTCAcatcacacgcacacacaccgaTGCGCGCGCGCCCTTTCTTAAAGCGCCTTAGTGCCATGGAGAGCGTCACAGGCACCGGGCGCGGAAAGGTGGGCAGGGCGAGGTTACCGGCGGCGCCCGGGATAACGCCATCCGCACAGGCAGAAACCGAGTCAGGTCTCAGGTGTGCCGGCGTGGCTTGGGCGCGGACCGGCGGCCGGAGCCCAGGCCACCCTCGTCGATCTCTCCGCACGTACCGGGAGCCGGCTCGGGCGAGGGTGAGGTGGCGCAGCCCCAACTCCAACCCTCGCCGGTGGcatcctcccccaaccccaccccgcGCCGGACTGGAGTCGCACCTTTACCGGCCGCGCGCAGAGCGCGGGGGGCGGCTGAAAGAgacccagcagcagcagcaccaaaAGGCCGACGCCCCCGGCCCGCGGCCCCCAGAGCAGCGGCGACCCCGCCATGCTGCCCCAGCGAGCCGGGCTCCGGACGGGCGGACTGGCTGGCAAGTGCGCAGTGCCGGGGCGAGCTGGCGAGGCTGCGGCGCTCTGCGGCTGCGCACGCCCGGAACCAGGCCCCCCCccgaaccccccccccccccaccagaCGCAGGCGCAGCCTCGGGGAACTGGCAGCCCCTCCAGACCTCCCGTCGCCATGGAGATGCCCAAAGGGCAAGGTGGAGAGCTGGCGGTTGCCATGGCAGTGGGAGGGCAGTTGCTGGGGCAACCGACCTTACAGTTACCTTGGCAGACAGGAAAACAGGCAAGAAAAATGGACTCAGTGGAGTGGAATGGGGGTCTGGTCCTCATCTCTCTTCCTTGGGGAGGAGATGGACTTTAGTTTGTTCATTAGATAAATAGTCAATGGATCACCCGCAGTGGGCCCGGCCCGCGCGGAGGGAGATGGTTTCAATCTAGGTGATGTGACCATGGACAGCTCAGTTCGCCATTCTAAGGCTCAGGCTCTCAGAGGCCTAAAGGGGTTACTACTGACAGCCTCCCTCAGAGTGACCTTGGAGGTTTAGAATGACATtcagtaggagctcaataaatgccCCCTTCcattctctccctgtctctttctctttttttttttttttttttctgacagggtctcactgtgtcctccaggctggagggcagtggccggatctcagcttactgcaatttccacctccagggttcaagcaattctcatgcctcagtctgccgagtagctgggactacaggtgcccaccaccatgcctggctactttttgtattttggtagagatggggtttcgccatgttgcccaggttggtctccaacttctgagctcaagcaatcagccctcctcggcctcccgaagtgctgggattacaggtgttgagccagcatgcctggccccGGCccaatacttttatttctctatggctatctgtgtttctctttctgtacTTATGTGCCCACAgctctctctgtgtcttcctcTCCCCCTATGTCTCTCCTTGTCTATGACTTTCTCTCCTTTCATCTCTGCAACCCCTGTCTTGtctctgtctttattttactGTCTATATCTACCTGTTTTCCGtagatatatacatagatacatatatacatagactTTACCCATATATTGTTCCAGAAATAAGTTCAAGTCACTAAAATGACATATCAAAGGAAACAAGATCTTGAAAAAATGTGTATCCATAGGGTGAAAAATGTTGGGGAGGGAATGGTAACAATGGTTATCTCTGGGGAGGTAACTAATGGTTTGTTACTTTCTCCTTTATACTTTTCTattgtctgaaaaaagaaaaagttacaataggccaggcacggtggctcacgcttgtaatcccagcactttgggaggccgaagcgggtggatcacctgaggtcaggagtttgagaccagcctggccaacatggtgaaaccccgtctctactaaaaacacaaaaatgagccgggcatggtagcgcatgcctgtaatccaagctactcagcaggctgaggcaggagaatcacttgaacctgggaggcggaggttgcagtgagctgagattacaccattacattacagcctgggtgacaagagtgaaactccttctcaaaaaaaaaaaaaaaaaaaaaaattataataattatgtatCACTGTTacaatcaaataaaaaagagtacagatattttcattttggaattaaaacaaaatatgaaaacatggCATAAATTTAAAGGGATGAAAAGAAAGATCCATTCATGGTGCTGTGGATGTATCTATCTAACCCATTGACTCTAACTGCCTTCATCTTGATAGTGTTACAAACAACTTTACAATGAAAATCTTTGTATAAATCTTTTTGTGAACCTGAAGATCATATCCACAGGAATGATGTCATCAAAACACACTTAAGATGGCCCCCATGATTCCTGCCATCTGGCGTTCACATGCTTGCATAATCCCCTGTCCTTGAGTTTGTGCATGACCAAGGGTGACTGACTATATGCCATTACATGTATGTgatcatattaaaaataaggttgaggctaggcatggtggctcacgcctgtaatcccatcactttgggaggccgaggcgggaggatcacatgaggccaaaagttcgagaccagcctggctagcatagtgaaaccccacctctactaaaaatacaaaaattagccgggcgtggtggggggcatctctaatcccagctactcaggaggttgaggcatgagaattgcttgaacccaggaggcagaggttgtagtaagccaagatttcgccactacactccagcctgagcctcagagtgagaccctgtctcaaaaactaaataaataaataaataaggttgaAACGACCATGTTGTGGAAGACTCTCACTGCCTTGTTGGTTTAAGCAAGTGGCCACTTTGGGGAACCTTAAACTCTAGGAAATGAGGGTGGCTTCCAGTTGACATCCAACAAGAAACTGAAGCCCTCAGTCTTATGACTGTAAGAAACAGAATACTGCCAAGAACTCCAGTGAGcttgaaattggatcctttcccAGGGAAGCCTCAAATGAGACAGCAGCCCTAGTGGACACCTTGATTTTCAGCTTCTGAGACTATAAGCAGAAAATCCAGCTAAGCCACACCCTGACTCCTGATCCACAGAAACCATGAGATAATATAGCATGTATATAGTTTGAAAGCTGTGAACTTTGtggtaatattcttttttttttttttttttttgaggcggagtctccctctgtcgcccaggctggagtgcaatggctggatctcagctcactgtaagctccgcctcccgggttcacgccattctcctgcctcagcctcccgagtagctgggactacaggcgcccgccacctcgcccagctagtttctagttttcttgtatttttttagtagagacggggtttcaccgtgttagccaggatggtctcgatctcctgacctcgtgatccgcccgtcttggcttcccaaagtgctgggattacaggcttgagccaccgcgcccggcctgtggtAATATTctttacacagcaataaaaaattagtcTGACTAGGATAAGACCTCTATGGAGAAAAAGTTAAAACTCCATTAAAAGGTATAAAAGAGGCCGgccgcagtgactcatgcctgtaataccagcactttaggaggctgaggcgggcgaatcacctgaggtcaggagttcaagaccagcctggccaacatggtgaaaccccatctctactgaaaatacaaaaattagctggacatggtgacacgtgcctgtaattccagctactcaggaggctgaggcaggaaaattgcttaaacctggcaggcagaggttgcagtgagccgagatcgtgccactgcattccagcctgggtgacagagcaagactctgtctcaaaaatgaaaaaagatcaTCTGAATAAATGAAGACACAATTCATGTTCTTGGATGAGGCAATTTCGTTTTATAGAGA containing:
- the ERAS gene encoding GTPase ERas, producing MELPTKPGTFDLGLATWSPSFQGETRRAQARCRDVGRQLPEYKAVVVGASGVGKSALTIQLNHQCFVEDHDPTIQDSYWKELTLDSGDCILNVLDTAGQAIHRALRDQCLAVCDGVLGVFALDDPSSLIQLQQIWATWGPHPAQPLVLVGNKCDLVTTAGDAHAAAAALAHSWGAHFVETSAKTRQGVEEAFSLLVHEIQRVQEAMAKEPMARSCREKARHQKATCHCGCSVA
- the PCSK1N gene encoding proSAAS encodes the protein MAGSPLLWGPRAGGVGLLVLLLLGLFQPPPALCARPVKEPRGLSAASPPLAETGAPRRFRRSVPRGEAAGAVQELARALAHLLEAERQERARAEAQEAEDQQARVLAQLLRVWGGPRNSDPALGLDDDPDAPAAQLARALLRARLDPAALAAQLVPAPVPAAALRPRPPVYDDGPAGPDAEEAGDETPDVDPELLRYLLGRILAGSADSEGVAAPRRLRRAADQDVGSDVPPEGVLGALLRVKRLETPAPQLPARRLLPP